The region GCCCAGATAACACATTGCCTGCTGGTTGGGAGCGGGTAACTCCTTCTATGTATTCTGGTTCAGGTTATGACCGAGGTCATATTGTCCCTTCGGCAGACCGCACCAAGACCAAAGAGGATAATTCCTCAACTTTCCTCATGACTAACATGATGCCCCAGACTGCCGATAATAATCGCAACACTTGGGGGAATTTAGAAGATTATTGTCGAGAACTGGTAAGCCTTGGCAAAGAACTTTACATTATCGCCGGGCCTAGTGGTAGTCTTGGCGAACCCCTTAAAGGTAAGGTAACAGTTCCTCAATCGACTTGGAAGATTGTTGTCGTATTAGATACCCCAGGCACTGGAATTAATGGTATTACCGCTAATACTCGTGTGATCGCGGTTAACATCCCGAATGAACAAGAGATCAATAATGACTGGAGAGCTTATAAAGTCAACGTCTCCGAATTGGAGAAACTCACAGGCTATGATTTTCTCTCCTCAGTTTCCCCAAATATTCAGTCAGTCATTGAAAGTAAGGTAGATCCGTAAACAACTCAAGTTTCTACAACTTGAGTGGAAAGTCCTGCTAAGTCAGCTGATGGCGTGGTTCCTAGAATATAAACATCAGCTTCTTTGCTACCAAGGCGATATACTTGTGGGTTACTGAGATTGGCTTTAATTACCTGCACTAGATTCTGGAATTTTTTCACAGTTTCTTGCTCAGAAGGGCTATGCCAATCTTCTTCTTTTGTCGCTACTCTAAAGAAATCATCAACTGCTATTACTTTGACAAGTGTATCTGGGGAATGATCTGTCTGTTGCACAACTTTTTCTGGTGTTACAGGTGCGATACCTGACCAAAGAAACACTAAAAATGGATATTCAGATTCGCTCATAAATAACAAACCTTCAGATGCTTTTTTTAAAAGCGCAATAATTTCTGAATTTGTATTAGTCATAAACTCAAGAAAGCGATATTTTCGTTTATGGGGTAATGGGATTCATAGGAAGTCAAGAAACTAGGTTTGACGATTAATGTTAGTAACTATCTGATTTTCTGAAGGATGCTTGTAATGAGGCTGATTAATGGTCGAACATAAATAGTCAAAGGAATTATCAGTGTGTTCTAGTTGCATACTCCTCGGAGCATTTAAAGCAATGACAGCATCTCCAATCTTTTCACAACGCTTGCAATTACAGGCTACTGCTCCTTGAGCTAAGATTTCTTTGAGGTTCTGGGCAATCTTGATAAATCCTCTAGTATTTGAGGTTTTCGGTAGTTGGTCAGCTTGTGAGATGAATTGCTCAATCTCTTTTTGATACTGCACTAAAAGAAACTGATCAATCTGACATTTGCTGCGACAAGTTTCTACATCTCCAAATTCATCAGCAAACTGCTTTAATCCAACTGCTGGATTTTTTAAATCTAGAGTCAGTGGCACAAGAGCGCGGGCACAGGCAGTAGAATCAATGTTGGTATTGTTAAACTTTTTCCTGAGTAGAATTTCAAAACGTTTAATATAAATTACTAGAATAGAAAGCGCTGTTTCTTTATCTTGGGTACTGCTAAAGTTGAGTTGGTGCGTGCTAAAAAGTTGGGGGATAAGCTGTAAAATTGCTTTGAGTTCGCTAGCCTTAAATCTATTGCTCCACAGAGCAATGGCATCACCAATATTATTGATAGTTTCTAGGCGTAATACAAAGTAAAAGGAAATCAGATTAATCAGATAACTGCGCTTCATCTCCATCTGCACGTAGTTAGAGAGATAAAGCTGTTGGTCAGTAAACTGAGATTCAAAATATTGTTTGTAGACTTGCGTACCTAGTAGCAGAGAACGTAGAACTGAGGTGTCTAAAAAGTGTTGAGGAACAGATTTCTCCTCCATCAAAGTCATTCCTGCTCCTCATTCCTATCTAGGCTTTTGTCAAGTGTTACCCCAAACGGTAGGGTATCAAAGCCTAAGTTTTCTAGAGTTAAAATAGCGTCTTCGACTGAAGAATTATTGATGATTTCTTGATTTACTAAGGATGTAAGTAAGTCACAAACTCCCCTGTACTGACTGGCATTATAGTCAATCCATCTGTTCTGAAAGAAGAGTGCATCATACAGCGCCATTACCACTTCTGTATAGGGGTCAAAAGGTAATTTATCGTGCATACTATGCATAGTACGCAGTAGGTTATCTGCATAGACAGCTGCTATCGGTTCTGAAGAGTTTGAGGCGAGTTTTTCTAAATCTACCAAGATAGCTTTGGTGATTTCTATTCCTGAAACTTCTTTGACAGTCTGCTCAACATTCATTGTTTTTATTTGAAAATAATTTCAGTGTATTTGGAGCTAATTGACATTTTATGGGGTAGATTTATGAGATAAAACCACTCCCAATACTTTTTGGATAAGTTGGAGAAGCTCTTGGAGTGTTCGCGTCGCTTCTTGTAGAGAAGAAGTTAGATTTAAACACTCTTTCTCCCCAATTCCCCTTGCTGCACATAGACAAGAGCCAGCCTTCGCTCATAATTTTTAGATTGGTGAGCTACTAGTTTCCAGTTTATATAAAAAATAGTCTGCCAAGCTCTAGCAAACTGCTATACCCCCATGAAACAGAAAAGCCATCAGTCAGCATACGCTACCAAAATAAAAAAGTTGGTTGAAACAGCTAAAGAACTTCGTACTGAAAATTTTAGGTTGGCGTTACCTATCACGCGGTTGACTAGCATCAAAAGCCTTTGTCAAGATGAAGTTGCCGCTGAGCAATTTGCTCTTTACATGTCAAAACGGGTTCAGCAGCAAATAAACGATGGTGACTATGCCAGTCATAAGAGTACTGAAGAATGGGAGCAGAACAAAAATTTGATTGCTGATGCCATTACTCAGATGGAGTATTACCTAGAAACTCCTAGTGCTAATGGCAAGCAATCCCTTTGTCAGCTATTGAGGCAAATTGATGAATTGCAAGGGGACGATTACCGTAATGTCTCTTGGACTACTGTACATTTTGTCAAGAGCGGTGAACTGCTGAAGCTAGAGTATGCCATACGCTGTTTTGTTGAGCAGGATTTCCCCTATTATGCTTATAAATTAGCTAGAGAATTTATAGAAGGCTATAAACCTCAATATGGCACAGGTTTGATTCCCGAATCTGAGACTATGCTGCTGGAAGTTGCGGAATTTTGGTGTCAGTACTATTTTGGACAAAATTTATCACAGAAGTTTCCTAAATTGATAATCTCAGCCTAAACTATGCTGTAACAGCAGAACAAAAAGCTTACCTTACGCCAGTGACTAAAGTCATCGCAGTATTCAACCAAGCCGGTGGAGTCATGAAAACAAGCCTCACCATGAACCTCGGCTACCAACTACACCAGAAGAAACATAGAACACTTCTCATAGACATGGACCCACAAGGAAGTCTCACAACTTTTATGGGTCTAGAACCGCACGAACTTGAACAAATTGTTGGTGATGTGATTCTCAATGAAGAAATGTCATTACCAATTCAACGAGATTTACATGGCATGGATTTATTACCAGCCAATATTTCATTAAGTGCTGTGGAACTACAGCTAGCTAGTGTGATGGCGAGGGAAACTCGCCTTAAGCAAGCTTTAGAACCTATCCGCGCTCAATATGATTTCATTCTCATCGATTGTCCGCCATCCTTGGGAGTGTTGAGCATTTTAGCTTTGACAGCAGGAACCCATGTTTTAATTCCTATCCAAACTCACTTCAAAGCTTTCAAGGGCACGGAATTACTACTTGACACAATTAAACAGGTGCGAAAACATGTTAATCCTCAGTTGGCAATTGCAGGCATAGTTCCGACACTTTACAGCAACGCTAATCAAGATAAGGTAATTTTAGAAGCTCTAGAACAACAGTTATCTCCTCTAGCTAAGGTATATCCTGCGATTCCTCGTGCTACTGCATTTGCTGATGCAGCCATGAGCCGTCAGCCCCTGGCTGTTTACGCACCCAAGCATCCATCAGTTACAGTTTTAAAGAAAATTGCTCAAGGTATGGAGAAGCTGTAATGATCAAAAAACGCCCAGAAGTTCCAAAGATGCGTGGCGTTGAAGATTTAATAACTATGGATGTGGAAGCATCTGCTGCTACTACCATTTCCATTGACAAAATTCGAGTTGCCAAAAAACAACCACGCCGTTGGTTCGACCCGGAAAAAATGTCACAGCTTGTGCAATCGGTACAAGAACACGGTATTTTAGAACCCTTGTTAGTTCGTCCGCTCGGTAATGGAGAATATGAATTAATTGCAGGAGAAAGGCGGCTGAGGGCAGGAAAGGAAGCTGGATTAACTGAAGTCCCAATTGTTAGTAAAGAACTGAGTGATCGCCAAGCTCTGCAAATCGCTTTACTCGAAAATTTACAGCGCGAAGACCTCAACCCAGTAGAAGAGGTTGAAGCCATACTAGAACTGCTGGCAATAAATCTGGATGTCAGCACTCTTGACGTAAAATCGATTCTAAACGTTGCTGCCAATGCAAAAAAACGTGATTTGGAATTGACGGGAAACGTTTCCCGTCAACTTGAAAAAATTGAAATTATCTTGGCAGGTATTGGGAGATTTAATGCGGAAAGCTTTCGTACAAGCCGCCTGCCGTTACTCTCTTTGCCAGCAGATGTACTGGAAGTACTACGCCAAGGTCAGCTTGAATTTACTAAGGCACTAACAATAGCACGAGTCAAAAACGAGCAACAGCGTGCTGATGTACTCTCCTCAGCAATTACTCAACATCTGTCATTAACTCAAATCAAGCAATTAATCAACCAACTGCAATCATCAGAAACCACACCAGAAGCGACACCAGAAAAGGTAGTGAGCAAACGCTATGCAGAAATAGGTAAGCGTTTACAACAAGCCAAGGTATGGAAAGACGATAAAAAACGCAAGAAATTAGAACGGCTGTTGAATGAGTTAGAAAAGTTGCTCGATGAATCCGAGATGTTGAATAAGTGATTATTTGAAGTTTTAATAGATTAATATCACTGGGCGATAGATCTGCCAATGCAGAAAAACGTGATTTGGAGTTGACGGGAAACGTTTCCCGTCAACTTGAACTGTTGAACTAAATGAACGGGCACTTCCCTATCAAGACTGTTGCGTTCGCCTTCTAGCGGCAGATAGTAAAAATAAAATAATCTCAAAAACCTGAAAGTAAGAAATTACCGTCTCAAATTTCTTACTTTAGTTGTAACAATCAAGCTACATCAATGCTTTGAGGAGCCATTATCGCGCACCTTTCTTGCGTGGTCGCTGCTAGTAGACGAATCGTTGGCTAATCAATTAATTGATGGTAGATTCTACAAGGTTCGCTAGCTACTTCCTCAATGCTACTTTTTTCAGGATTTTTAAAAACAGGGTGATAGTGCAGGCGATCATAGCAAGCTTTCAGCAACGCCTAATCTGTTAATCGACAAAAAGACATAATTAGAAGCTAAGTATACTATTTATGTCTAAATTTTTCCCACCTATATAAGGAAGGAGGTTGCAAGTGTATCTATCCAAATAGAGATGAAAAAATAGACAATTTTGCTATTTAATCATAACATCTATTGCCTAAGATAATTAGGAGAAAACTAAACTTATTTTCTTGTTCATGAGTCAAGACATAAATATTTTAATAATACTTTTCTTAGGTCTAAAAAATAGTTTCTAATAGCTTGAATAATCCAATTAATAACGTTAGCCTAAAAATGTATGGAAGCTAGATAAATCAATTCTAGTTTTTATTCAGAACTATTGACTCATCTAGAATCTTATCTAGAAGTAAGGAGGCAAAAATGTCTGACAAGAAACGAGAAATCAAACTTAATGACTTGAACAAGCAGCAAGGCTCGAACGAGCAAAGTCCTGCTGGTTCCGAATTCATGAAAAAGGATGAAGGCTACCTTGATAATTTGAGTGAAGAGGAACTCAATGCTCGAGGTGGAGCAGATGATATTTCTATTTCTGCTGGAGAATATGTCTCGTCGGGTACCTACACCAGTACAGGCCCAGGTAGCGATATTAGTATCGGTGACCTGCGCTAGGTAGCTGCCTTTTACATAGCTGCTGTAAGCTAAAAACTTGTATTGGCTATATCAACCTGTTGAATTTTTCAGGGTGTCCATTGATTGAGAAAACTGAATTACTGTAGCTCATCCAGTTTGATTTTGAGCGATAAGGGTTGAAGGCATATCTTCCTAGGTATGCCTCAACCCTGCGTTCCTAATTAACTTTGTTCAGCGAATTTTGAAATCATAGTATTCATGTCATTTTTGCTAAGCTCACAAAATGTTTTTGAGTATTTAGAACAGCATAATATTTCTACTCAAGTAGAAGAATATTCAGGGCAGATCGAGCATAAAGTTGCTCGAAACTTTAACCTATTGTTGAGTTTGCCTGATAATCGCACGATAATTATCAAACAAGAATGTTATAGACCTGATGGAAAAACAACAGGTGGATTTATTAATGAATGGCGGATACAGGAATTTTTACAACAATTTCCATCATTGAATCACCTTCATCCATTCGTTCCAGAACTAATCCATTTTAATGAAACAGACTCAATTATTATTTTCAATTACCTCAAAGAGCATTGCGACCTGATTGATTTTTATACCAAAAGCAATGTTTTTCCACCTGCGATCGCATCTGCTATTGGCAGCACCATAGCAGCATTTCATCGAGCAACCCTCAATCATCAGGAATATCGTGATTTCTTTGGCGAGGGGCGCGAAGATGCACCGCTAAACGGCGGTATTCCTTACATTATTCGCAAATTTGATCGCATTAGTCCTGAAATTTTTGGTCAAGTACCTGGGGATGGTTTGAAATTCTTTGCCCTATACCAGCGTTACGATAGTTTGAGAGATGCGATCGCAGAACTGACGGATACGATCATGCCTTATTGTTTAACGCACAATGACCTCAAGTTGAACAATATCTTGTTGCACAATAATTGGCAGCAAATTCTGGCAGAAAAGTCTGCAAAAGACAGTGTACTTCGCATTATCGACTGGGAGCGTTGTAGTTGGGGTGATCCAGCTTTTGATATTGGGATGCTAGTGGGCAGTTATCTGCTTCTGTGGTTAAAGAGTTTAGTAGTGAGTAAATCTATTGATATTGAAGACTCTTTACGCATGGCGGTTACACCACTGGAAAACCTACAACCATCGATTGCTGCCCTCGTAAGTACTTATTTCGCCAATTTTCCAGAAATCCTTGAGTATTGTCCTAGATTTTTGCACAGGGTGATGCGTTTTTCTGGTTTGGCGTTGATTCTGCACATTCAAGCAACGCTTCAGCACCGCAAAACCTTTGGAAATACAGGAATTTGTATCCTTCAGGTGGCGCAAGGTTTACTTTGCAGCCCAGAACAATTTATGTCGGCAGTGTTTGGGGCTGCTACATCGGAAATTGTGGGTTTGCAGCCTGCTCTTACTTAAGTGCTTTTTGGGGAAGATCGTGATGCAATTGCTAGATTCTCAATCAACTCAATCGCTCAATTCGTCAAGCGATCGCGTATTGGAAACACTTCAAGACATTGCTAGTAAAGTGCAGCTTGAGTCTAACTTTTGTATTCGGCATCCTGACTACAAACCCTTAAAGCTACCACTCGATGTCGTCAATCGCTTTCAAAATCTACCGTTGCAACTTCAAACTAAGTATCAAAGTTTACAACTACGGGGTTTCCTCTATGGCATTTATTACAATGGCTCCCTCCGCAAGGCTTTAGTAGCAGAAGCCAATTCAAGTGAGTTAATGCTTGAGCAGAACTTGGAGAATAACCGATTTCAGGGAGTAGATCTGAAATTCTACGAGCAGTTGCATAACAATAATCGGGGAACAGGTTATTTTGAGCCAGGCTGGAGAGTGCTGAGACAGGAAGCAGATGGCACTTTGGCGGTAATCAAAGATAATTTAACTCTGCATATTGAGCGAGAACGCCATCTGCAGCGAGAACATCAATCTGCTGTAGTGGGTGACTTGGTTGCCATTCGCTTGCCACGCAATCGCGTTCAAAGTGGCTTTTATATGGCAATTAGCAACGTAAGTTCGCACACTCGCCAAACTTCAAACGCTCCTGAATATGTGCGAATTTATTTTAACCTCACGCCTGAGGGAGCGATCGCCCTGATGGATGCCATAACTACGCAATTAAATGAAATTGCAATCCCCTTCAAGTTCAAGGCTCTTTATAATCCATCTGACTACGATCGCTTCGACTCTGCCGTACTTTACAGTGATAACCAGGATTATCAAACCATTCGGCAAGTACTTCAGGAGATTTATCTCAAAAATCAATCCCATTTTCAACCAGAAATACCCTTATTCACCAAGTTTCTCGCACCGGGACTGGCACTAGCAGAAGAACCCGATCACAAATTTGCTAGCAAGGAAAGCTTTGGAACGCACCGTTGTCAAATTGTTGCTAATGGC is a window of Tolypothrix sp. PCC 7910 DNA encoding:
- a CDS encoding DNA/RNA non-specific endonuclease, which translates into the protein MKICQNLGLAFLVLMVGCSPVQSQIPPNTELSPSISVHLLLGNASGATPTSITPDNYLMVKNQYALSYNRSKGTANWASWQLNSSWLGNAERQDNFRPDNTLPAGWERVTPSMYSGSGYDRGHIVPSADRTKTKEDNSSTFLMTNMMPQTADNNRNTWGNLEDYCRELVSLGKELYIIAGPSGSLGEPLKGKVTVPQSTWKIVVVLDTPGTGINGITANTRVIAVNIPNEQEINNDWRAYKVNVSELEKLTGYDFLSSVSPNIQSVIESKVDP
- a CDS encoding nuclease A inhibitor family protein — translated: MTNTNSEIIALLKKASEGLLFMSESEYPFLVFLWSGIAPVTPEKVVQQTDHSPDTLVKVIAVDDFFRVATKEEDWHSPSEQETVKKFQNLVQVIKANLSNPQVYRLGSKEADVYILGTTPSADLAGLSTQVVET
- a CDS encoding ParA family protein; its protein translation is MTKVIAVFNQAGGVMKTSLTMNLGYQLHQKKHRTLLIDMDPQGSLTTFMGLEPHELEQIVGDVILNEEMSLPIQRDLHGMDLLPANISLSAVELQLASVMARETRLKQALEPIRAQYDFILIDCPPSLGVLSILALTAGTHVLIPIQTHFKAFKGTELLLDTIKQVRKHVNPQLAIAGIVPTLYSNANQDKVILEALEQQLSPLAKVYPAIPRATAFADAAMSRQPLAVYAPKHPSVTVLKKIAQGMEKL
- a CDS encoding ParB/RepB/Spo0J family partition protein — encoded protein: MIKKRPEVPKMRGVEDLITMDVEASAATTISIDKIRVAKKQPRRWFDPEKMSQLVQSVQEHGILEPLLVRPLGNGEYELIAGERRLRAGKEAGLTEVPIVSKELSDRQALQIALLENLQREDLNPVEEVEAILELLAINLDVSTLDVKSILNVAANAKKRDLELTGNVSRQLEKIEIILAGIGRFNAESFRTSRLPLLSLPADVLEVLRQGQLEFTKALTIARVKNEQQRADVLSSAITQHLSLTQIKQLINQLQSSETTPEATPEKVVSKRYAEIGKRLQQAKVWKDDKKRKKLERLLNELEKLLDESEMLNK
- a CDS encoding aminoglycoside phosphotransferase family protein; amino-acid sequence: MSFLLSSQNVFEYLEQHNISTQVEEYSGQIEHKVARNFNLLLSLPDNRTIIIKQECYRPDGKTTGGFINEWRIQEFLQQFPSLNHLHPFVPELIHFNETDSIIIFNYLKEHCDLIDFYTKSNVFPPAIASAIGSTIAAFHRATLNHQEYRDFFGEGREDAPLNGGIPYIIRKFDRISPEIFGQVPGDGLKFFALYQRYDSLRDAIAELTDTIMPYCLTHNDLKLNNILLHNNWQQILAEKSAKDSVLRIIDWERCSWGDPAFDIGMLVGSYLLLWLKSLVVSKSIDIEDSLRMAVTPLENLQPSIAALVSTYFANFPEILEYCPRFLHRVMRFSGLALILHIQATLQHRKTFGNTGICILQVAQGLLCSPEQFMSAVFGAATSEIVGLQPALT
- a CDS encoding T3SS effector HopA1 family protein — encoded protein: MQLLDSQSTQSLNSSSDRVLETLQDIASKVQLESNFCIRHPDYKPLKLPLDVVNRFQNLPLQLQTKYQSLQLRGFLYGIYYNGSLRKALVAEANSSELMLEQNLENNRFQGVDLKFYEQLHNNNRGTGYFEPGWRVLRQEADGTLAVIKDNLTLHIERERHLQREHQSAVVGDLVAIRLPRNRVQSGFYMAISNVSSHTRQTSNAPEYVRIYFNLTPEGAIALMDAITTQLNEIAIPFKFKALYNPSDYDRFDSAVLYSDNQDYQTIRQVLQEIYLKNQSHFQPEIPLFTKFLAPGLALAEEPDHKFASKESFGTHRCQIVANGLLAARENGDESVESRMTAILENFSRLGIDVNHPYLNANSEDIYTPLELC